Proteins from one Impatiens glandulifera chromosome 2, dImpGla2.1, whole genome shotgun sequence genomic window:
- the LOC124925276 gene encoding uncharacterized protein LOC124925276, which yields MNLCVNCKSGTSFLGSIEESMEAHTGIYIFEYVEKYINEIGPQHVVQVVTDNATNNMAATELLKFSGVLEKAKALTIFIYAHHRTLAIMRKYTKKKDIVRPGVTRFATSFLTLESLKGKKDQLRLMFTSDEWSKTKLRTTVKGKAAEATVTSISFWNGVSLALNVFTPLVKVLRLVDGDKIPSMAFLFGALKQAKEEVKQNFKKEENDIPILKIVDTKSKVYKNKSGNFSRKMAIAAYEKVNVYHDFDPVGWWSNYGGDTPNLQRMAMRFLSLTSSSSGCERNWSQFEGIHTKKRNRLETSRLNDLVYVKFNANLMKKKSKRETGGDLLLCSQASEAQDWLVEGGDEDEVEPGSGLTWKMVAEASGADEVLRPRRSERRITIRELDEDLDTSEEEHEENVDFESDDERIMNVADGAYIEDLED from the exons ATGAACTTATGTGTCAATTGTAAATCAGGCACTTCGTTTTTGGGTTCTATTGAAGAGTCAATGGAAGCTCACACTGGAATTTACATCTTTGAGTACGTGGAAAAGTATATAAATGAAATTGGACCTCAACATGTTGTTCAAGTAGTGACGGACAACGCCACAAACAATATGGCAGCAACTGAGCTTTTGAAG TTTAGTGGAGTGCTAGAGAAAGCAAAAGCtctaacaatatttatatatgcaCATCATAGAACTTTGGCAATTATGAGGAAATATACTAAGAAAAAGGATATTGTGAGGCCTGGGGTGACTAGATTTGCCACCTCCTTTTTGACATTGGAAAGTCTCAAAGGAAAGAAAGATCAATTGAGACTTATGTTTACATCTGATGAGTGGAGCAAAACAAAATTACGGACTACTGTGAAAGGTAAAGCGGCGGAGGCTACAGTAACAAGCATTTCATTTTGGAATGGGGTTTCTTTGGCTTTGAATGTTTTCACCCCTTTAGTGAAAGTTCTACGTCTTGTTGATGGTGACAAAATACCCTCAATGGCATTTTTATTTGGAGCACTTAAACAAGCCAAGGAAGAGGTCAAACAAAACttcaaaaaagaagaaaatgacaTCCCTATTTTGAAGATTGTTGATACAAAGTCCAAGG TATATAAGAACAAATCTGGAAATTTTAGTAGGAAAATGGCGATTGCAGCATATGAGAAGGTGAATGTGTATCATGATTTTGATCCGG TTGGATGGTGGTCCAATTATGGTGGTGACACTCCAAACTTGCAAAGAATGGCAATGAGATTTCTTTCATTGACTAGTAGTTCATCGGGGTGTGAAAGAAATTGGAGCCAATTTGAAGGG ATACATACTAAGAAGAGGAATAGACTTGAGACATCAAGGTTGAATGATCTAGTATATGTCAAATTCAACGCCAATCTTATGAAGAAGAAAAGTAAAAGAGAAACTGGTGGAGATTTGCTTTTATGTTCTCAAGCTAGTGAAGCTCAAGATTGGCTTGTTGAGGGTGGCGATGAAGATGAGGTCGAGCCAGGTTCAGGACTTACTTGGAAGATGGTGGCAGAGGCTTCAGGGGCAGATGAAGTACTAAGACCAAGGAGGAGTGAAAGGAGAATCACTATTAGAGAACTTGACGAGGATTTAGATACATCAGAAGAGGAACATGAAGAAAATGTTGATTTTGAGTCCGATGATGAGAGAATTATGAATGTAGCTGATGGTGCATACATTGAAGATTTAGAAGATTAA
- the LOC124923673 gene encoding nucleolin 2-like, producing the protein MGKSSKKVAAVAAVVVPSPIKSSKKGKREAEDAIEKKQSAKKQKTEVVPEKVVKKIVKKADSSSSDDSSSESEDEKVVAKKTKVVAKAPVKESSSDDSSSDDSSSEDEAPPKKAVAPKKAVAVAKNGSVAKKVESSSSSDDSSDDDEPKAKAAAKKAPAPAPKKVAAKKADSSSDDSDSDDSSSDEDEKKKPAAPAKKPAAAAAKKPAKDSSDSSSDSSSDEDDKKAPPAKNGSAVAKKESSSDSSDDSDSDSDTPAAKAVPAKKPTPAAVTKKATKDESSSDSDDSSSDEEEAKPNVKAAAKSAKKSDSSDEESSDEDDEPAKTPKKSADVVMVDAQTPKQAPLTPATPSEGSKTLFVGNLSFSVEQSDIEAFFKVAGEVVSVRFASDAEGNFRGFGHVEFSTPDEAKKALELNGKPLLGRDVRLDLARERGAAYTPASGNERSFQKGGGEQGNTIFVRGFDGSTGEAQVRSALEEHFGTCGQITRCHIPKDYDTNEVKGIAYMDFADKESFNKALEFNGESLGGYSLTVEEARPRGDGGAGGFSGGRGGGGFSGGRSGGRGGRDGGGRFSSGRGGGGRFGRGGRDGGDRFSGGRGGGGRFSSGGRGGGRSAKPNLAAPGTGKKTTFDD; encoded by the exons ATGGGGAAGTCTTCAAAGAAG GTTGCTGCCGTTGCTGCCGTGGTCGTGCCTTCGCCGATCAAATCCTCAAAGAAGG GAAAGAGAGAAGCTGAAGATGCGATAGAAAAGAAACAGAGCGCCAAGAAGCAGAAGACAGAGGTTGTGCCTGAGAAGGTTGTTAAGAAGATTGTCAAGAAAGCTGATTCAAGTAGCTCTGACGACTCTTCTTCAGAGTCTGAAGATGAAAAAGTTGTAGCAAAGAAGACCAAGGTGGTTGCAAAGGCACCTGTCAAAGAGTCCAGTAGCGATGACTCAAGCAGTGATGACTCATCATCTGAAGAT GAGGCGCCACCCAAAAAGGCTGTAGCCCCAAAGAAAGCTGTAGCTGTTGCCAAGAATGGGTCAGTTGCCAAAAAGGTCGAATCAAGCAGTTCTTCTGATGATTCTTCAGACGATGAT GAACCCAAGGCTAAAGCTGCTGCAAAGAAGGCTCCTGCTCCAGCACCAAAGAAGGTGGCTGCAAAGAAAGCTGATTCCAGCAGTGATGATTCTGATTCAGATGATAGCAGTTCTGATGAAGAT GAGAAGAAAAAGCCAGCTGCCCCTGCTAAGAAGCCTGCAGCTGCTGCAGCTAAGAAGCCTGCAAAGGATTCTTCTGACTCAAGCTCTGACAGCTCTTCAGATGAAGAT GATAAGAAGGCTCCTCCCGCCAAAAATGGATCTGCTGTAGCCAAAAAGGAGTCATCAAGTGATAGTTCTGATGATTCAGACTCTGATTCTGAT acCCCTGCAGCCAAAGCTGTCCCAGCTAAAAAACCTACCCCTGCTGCTGTGACCAAG aaagcAACCAAGGATGAGTCATCTAGTGACAGTGATGATAGCAGCTCTGATGAAGAGGAAGCAAAACCCAATGTGAAG GCTGCTGCAAAATCCGCAAAAAAGAGTGATTCATCTGATGAAGAATCTagtgatgaagatgatgaaccTGCCAAAACTCCAAAGAAGAGTGCTGATGTTGTTATGGTAGATGCTCAAACACCAAAGCAAGCt CCCCTTACTCCTGCTACTCCAAGTGAAGGATCAAAGACTCTATTTGTTGGAAACCTTTCTTTCTCTGTTGAACAGTCAGATAT TGAGGCTTTCTTTAAAGTTGCTGGAGAAGTAGTGTCTGTACGTTTTGCATCAGATGCTGAAGGAAACTTTAGGGGTTTTGGTCATGTTGAGTTTTCTACTCCTGATGAGGCAAAGAAG GCATTGGAGTTGAATGGTAAACCATTACTTGGACGCGATGTTAGACTTGATTTGGCCAGAGAGAGAGGTGCTGCTTACACACCAGCAAGCGG aaatgagagGAGCTTTCAGAAGGGAGGTGGTGAACAAGGAAATACCATATTTGTTCGTGGATTTGATGGTAGTACTGGTGAAGCTCAG GTGAGAAGTGCACTTGAGGAACATTTTGGTACTTGTGGACAGATCACAAGGTGCCATATCCCCAAGGACTATGATACCAATGAGGTCAAAGG AATTGCATACATGGATTTTGCTGATAAAGAAAGCTTCAACAAGGCTTTAGAATTCAATGGAGAGTCACTTGGAGGATACAGTTTAACTGTTGAAGAAGCTAGGCCAAGGGGTGATGGTGGCGCTGGTGGATTCAGTGGTGGAAGAGGTGGCGGTGGATTCAGTGGCGGTAGAAGTGGTGGCCGTGGAGGCAGAGATGGAGGTGGTAGGTTTAGTAGTGGCCGAGGTGGTGGTGGTAGGTTTGGTCGTGGTGGCAGAGATGGCGGTGATAGGTTTAGTGGGGGCAGAGGTGGTGGTGGTAGGTTTTCAAGCGGTGGTCGTGGTGGTGGTAGAAGCGCTAAACCCAATTTGGCTGCACCTGGAACAG GCAAGAAGACCACATTTGACGATTAG